A single window of Arcobacter venerupis DNA harbors:
- a CDS encoding NuoB/complex I 20 kDa subunit family protein, which translates to MAQHKINYLQDNGAAVKLTTIDKLVNFGRSNSLWPMTYGLACCAIEMMATGASRYDFDRFGTIFRASPRQSDVLIIAGTLTKKHAEFMRRLYDQMPDPKWVISMGSCANTGGMFNTYATVQGADRIIPVDIYLPGCAPRPETLQYALMTLQQKIRKESIFRAHKKKRLV; encoded by the coding sequence ATGGCACAGCATAAAATAAATTATTTACAAGATAATGGGGCTGCTGTTAAATTAACAACTATTGATAAATTAGTTAATTTTGGTCGTTCTAACTCTTTATGGCCGATGACTTATGGTTTGGCCTGTTGCGCCATCGAGATGATGGCAACCGGCGCATCTCGATACGATTTTGATAGGTTTGGTACAATTTTTAGGGCAAGCCCTAGACAATCAGATGTTTTAATAATTGCAGGTACTCTTACAAAAAAACATGCTGAATTTATGAGAAGATTATATGATCAAATGCCAGATCCTAAGTGGGTAATTTCTATGGGAAGCTGTGCAAATACAGGTGGAATGTTCAACACTTATGCGACGGTTCAAGGTGCAGATAGAATAATTCCTGTTGATATTTATCTACCTGGCTGTGCTCCAAGACCAGAAACTTTACAATATGCCCTTATGACACTTCAACAAAAAATTAGAAAAGAGTCTATTTTTAGAGCTCACAAGAAAAAGAGGTTAGTATAA
- a CDS encoding NAD(P)H-quinone oxidoreductase subunit 3, producing the protein MTHMEFAHPYFGAFVMFIVTFGAFGATVWLSRFVSRKIARLDTEKLKTTLYECGPEVTKQPNSISTQFYLTALLFILFDVEIIFMFPWAINFKILGWFGFIEMILFITLLAIGFLYAWKKGALEWHSIK; encoded by the coding sequence ATGACACATATGGAATTTGCACATCCCTATTTTGGTGCATTTGTGATGTTTATTGTAACATTTGGTGCATTTGGTGCTACGGTATGGCTTTCAAGATTTGTAAGTAGAAAAATTGCAAGACTTGATACTGAAAAATTAAAAACTACTCTATACGAATGTGGACCAGAAGTTACTAAACAACCCAACAGTATTTCAACGCAATTTTATTTAACAGCATTATTATTTATTTTATTTGATGTAGAAATAATATTTATGTTTCCTTGGGCAATCAATTTTAAAATATTAGGATGGTTTGGTTTTATTGAAATGATATTATTTATTACATTATTAGCTATCGGATTTTTATACGCATGGAAAAAAGGAGCGCTTGAATGGCACAGCATAAAATAA